In Spinacia oleracea cultivar Varoflay chromosome 5, BTI_SOV_V1, whole genome shotgun sequence, a single window of DNA contains:
- the LOC110778923 gene encoding uncharacterized protein, giving the protein MRPRSLRSMKSRRGRINRDVSTCFGYYAEAIKRHKCGTNTHDEMNEAHEIYRGTCNGSRFGLIGCWEMLRDLDKWRPIDLEVPSSGGGSLKRSKPDTPTDEGPTTRARRRPDGVKKAKRKGKSVACFGIQNVGSSEIQNLESFTQALSEMNVIKGKHKDVEKRRINVAERMLEYQKERDAIKVRKKEGEKRFKLFSVLLAKQNLSEDEKESYLKLNQQFAHLLG; this is encoded by the coding sequence ATGCGCCCTAGAAGTTTGAGATCTATGAAAAGTCGGCGGGGAAGAATAAATAGAGATGTGAGTACATGTTTTGGTTATTATGCTGAGGCAATAAAAAGACATAAGTGTGGCACCAACACTCATGATGAGATGAATGAAGCTCATGAAATATATAGAGGGACGTGTAATGGTTCACGCTTTGGTTTAATTGGTTGTTGGGAGATGTTGAGAGACTTAGACAAATGGAGACCAATAGATCTAGAAGTACCTTCTAGTGGTGGTGGCAGTTTGAAAAGATCAAAACCTGATACTCCAACTGACGAAGGTCCAACAACTCGTGCTCGTCGTCGTCCTGATGGGGTGAAAAAAGCAAAAAGGAAAGGTAAATCTGTTGCTTGTTTTGGAATTCAAAATGTTGGTAGTtctgaaattcaaaatttagaGTCATTTACTCAAGCCTTGTCAGAGATGAATGTgataaaaggaaaacacaaagatGTTGAAAAGAGGCGTATTAATGTAGCGGAACGTATGCTCGAGTATCAAAAGGAACGAGATGCCATCAAAGTTCGGAAAAAAGAGGGGGAAAAGAGGTTCAAGTTATTCAGTGTCCTTCTTGCAAAACAAAATCTATCTGAAGACGAAAAAGAAAGTTATCTGAAATTAAACCAACAATTTGCACATCTTTTAGGCTAG